Proteins co-encoded in one Dendropsophus ebraccatus isolate aDenEbr1 chromosome 9, aDenEbr1.pat, whole genome shotgun sequence genomic window:
- the PRSS53 gene encoding serine protease 53 produces the protein MVLLVATLLFCTTVLQSAPGVMADCGRQGLHARIFGGTRVFRGEFPWHVLLTLNGRPYCGGSLASESWVITAAHCFDRPEKKNPVLWRVHLGVTQMGYVPEESSAVTIQPSMIVIHEDYTHYTNGNDIALVKLSQPVTFTRFIHPVCVPKSVHHFAFRSDCYVTGLQDVPENVPLESQRLLEKVTQTLIGWRTCNCIYNSQKRPDMSNPAKPGMLCTLDTNGEKGPCLGDSGGPVVCNENGVWFLAGAVSFSSGCHLQDNPTIVTSISFYQDWIQGKTGSSVTFSDQSITVTDDVDNDSCSDLLSNLTSGCGYSDIDTFGLVSPGPWPWQVDLWKDDRRACGGALISSNWMITAAQCFVGPASSDIPSDWSVTVASGTQAMRQLAVQKISIHGSYITPEQGNNVALVQLSTPAPIGPYTEPICLPQSSHKISYNSSCWFIGNDDGQTGDTMQPSRGVKMDLVGPNQCNCIYSRPNSDNPSVSILPGMICATRQENIGDQCLNDFGGPLACRENKTWFLIGVQSFGGGCDTSLPKVFTDLTQYESWIFRETRDAAFRSQLDSQPAEMDTDRCSFNSPRACGRSVTSPAPGSIDDVTEKTWPWQVSVQLYGSHVCSGVLIAETWFLIAAHCIPRYTTISEYTVSLARQFQDRPNPREVTRKIKRVVPYPGYKMKTGENDLALVEMFYGVTLSDYIMPICLPQEQSLFPPTRCWVSGWGRLYPSVSSSSTPPLRHLEVSVLDMKNCGAQVNMTQSGGPLCVAAKKDNTLTCLMDSSAPLVCQPKPGGPWLLYGITSQSSPPKRNPCPGNFTAVMPELSWIREVVPKRDLSYLDSIKTNDSIPSANTTVIPPVQHSTTLISQTTNTTLANVTTSGHTTTTPHTVNSTTQDGKQHTNSTTTSGAQSLRWNLSTRGVLLLLSLIRYC, from the exons ATGGTTCTGCTGGTGGCTACACTTCTCTTCTGCACCACAG TGCTCCAGTCTGCACCGGGCGTGATGGCAG ATTGTGGGAGGCAGGGATTGCATGCCAGGATCTTTGGTGGAACGAGGGTATTCCGGGGAGAGTTCCCATGGCATGTCTTACTGACCTTAAACGGGAGGCCATATTGTGGAGGAAGCCTGGCCTCTGAGAGTTGGGTCATCACAGCTGCACATTGCTTCGACAG GCCAGAGAAAAAGAACCCGGTACTGTGGAGAGTACACTTGGGTGTCACCCAGATGGGATATGTCCCTGAAGAAAGCTCAGCAGTCACTATTCAACCATCTATGATCGTGATACATGAagactatacacactacactaaTGGAAATGACATTGCCCTGGTGAAACTGTCCCAACCCGTAACCTTTACGAGATTTATTCATCCTGTGTGCGTCCCAAAGAGTGTCCACCACTTCGCCTTCCGCAGCGACTGCTATGTAACTGGCCTGCAAGATGTTCCCGAAAATG TACCCCTGGAGAGCCAGAGGTTATTGGAGAAAGTTACCCAAACATTGATTGGCTGGAGAACATGTAACTGCATCTACAATAGTCAGAAGAGACCGGACATGTCCAACCCTGCCAAGCCCGGCATGTTGTGTACACTGGACACAAATGGAGAGAAAGGACCCTGTCTC GGAGACTCTGGGGGCCCAGTAGTCTGTAACGAAAATGGGGTCTGGTTCCTTGCTGGAGCAGTCAGCTTTTCTAGTGGTTGTCATCTACAAGATAATCCCACCATTGTCACTTCAATATCCTTCTATCAAGACTGGATCCAGGGGAAGACGGGCTCTTCTGTAACCTTCTCTGACCAATCCATTACTGTTACCGATGATGTGGAtaatgatagctgcagtgatctTCTCAGTAATCTGACCTCAG GTTGTGGATACTCGGATATTGATACTTTCGGCTTAGTAAGTCCTGGGCCTTGGCCTTGGCAAGTTGACCTCTGGAAAGATGATCGGCGGGCCTGTGGAGGGGCTCTGATCTCAAGCAATTGGATGATAACTGCGGCACAGTGCTTTGTTGG CCCGGCCTCTTCCGATATTCCATCAGATTGGTCAGTCACTGTGGCCTCTGGGACACAAGCAATGAGGCAGCTTGCCGTTCAGAAGATCAGTATTCACGGATCATATATCACTCCAGAACAGGGGAACAATGTGGCCCTCGTCCAGCTCTCCACACCCGCACCAATAGGTCCCTACACTGAACCGATCTGCCTTCCCCAGTCGTCCCATAAAATTTCGTATAACTCTTCCTGTTGGTTTATTGGCAATGATGATGGTCAAACAG GCGACACAATGCAGCCTTCCCGTGGAGTGAAGATGGATCTGGTTGGCCCTAACCAGTGCAACTGCATTTACAGTCGTCCAAATTCTGACAATCCCAGTGTGTCTATACTGCCGGGCATGATATGTGCCACCAGGCAGGAGAATATCGGGGACCAGTGTCTG AATGATTTTGGGGGGCCACTGGCCTGTAGAGAAAATAAGACCTGGTTCCTGATTGGAGTGCAGAGCTTTGGAGGAGGTTGTGACACTTCACTGCCTAAGGTGTTCACCGACCTTACACAGTATGAAAGTTGGATATTCCGGGAGACACGAGACGCTGCCTTCCGATCACAACTGGACTCTCAGCCTGCAGAGATGGATACAGATAGGTGCTCATTCAATAGCCCAAGAG CTTGCGGGCGATCAGTCACTTCTCCTGCACCCGGCTCcattgatgacgtcacagagaaGACATGGCCATGGCAGGTCAGCGTACAGCTGTACGGATCCCATGTCTGCTCCGGCGTCCTGATTGCTGAAACCTGGTTCCTCATCGCTGCTCACTGTATTCCCAG GTATACCACCATCAGTGAGTACACTGTATCACTGGCCAGACAGTTCCAGGATAGGCCCAATCCCCGAGAGGTGACACGTAAGATCAAGAGAGTGGTGCCCTACCCAGGATACAAGATGAAGACTGGTGAAAATGACCTGGCACTGGTGGAGATGTTCTATGGAGTCACATTGAGTGACTACATAATGCCCATTTGCCTCCCCCAGGAACAGTCTCTATTTCCTCCTACTAGATGTTGGGTCAGTGGCTGGGGAAGGCTGTACCCCTCAG TCAGTtcctcctccactcctcctctGAGACATTTGGAGGTCTCTGTGTTGGATATGAAGAACTGCGGAGCTCAAGTAAACATGACACAGAGTGGAGGACCACTGTGCGTAGCCGCCAAAAAAGACAACACATTGACTTGCCTG ATGGATTCCAGTGCTCCACTTGTATGCCAACCAAAGCCTGGAGGTCCCTGGTTGTTGTATGGTATCACCAGCCAGAGTTCTCCACCTAAGAGGAATCCATGTCCTGGAAACTTTACGGCAGTCATGCCCGAATTGTCATGGATCAGAGAGGTGGTTCCCAAGAGGGACCTCAGCTACTTGGACAGTATTAAGACGAATGACTCCATTCCTTCTGCCAACACAACAGTTATACCACCAGTTCAGCACAGCACAACTCTGATCTCACAGACCACCAATACCACCCTCGCCAACGTCACCACAAGTGGGCACACGACAACGACCCCCCACACTGTGAACTCCACCACTCAAGATGGGAAACAACACACCAACTCAACAACGACCTCTGGAGCACAATCTTTAAGGTGGAACCTATCTACACGTGGTGTTCTACTTCTCCTCAGCTTAATCCGctactgctga